In the genome of Coraliomargarita algicola, one region contains:
- a CDS encoding HAMP domain-containing sensor histidine kinase codes for MDSNTPPTQFNGYPLDSSNGFIHGSPTDEEIRLQALNHSKDKLLSLVGHDLRSAIGGVLGIVRMLDQRLEQNDIEEAKRLSGLIYKAGQDAEDLLKDLVAWTRNSGQELKFRLESIDILQLLNTEVDRLHAVAHQKKQRIKIDAFDSGIIRADPYMLQAIFRNLLTNAIKFSHQGGEIKVCIYRQPGLWEFQVKDKGVGMTEDTQALLLKIDGRKQKSGTSGEMGSGFGLLLCEDFIQRHGGHLTWESATGEGTTFSFTIPELLG; via the coding sequence ATGGATTCAAATACCCCGCCGACACAGTTTAATGGATACCCGCTAGACAGCTCCAACGGCTTTATCCATGGCAGCCCAACGGATGAGGAAATACGCCTGCAGGCGCTCAACCACTCAAAAGATAAATTGCTCTCGCTGGTGGGCCATGACTTGCGCTCAGCGATTGGCGGCGTGCTAGGCATCGTCCGGATGCTGGACCAGCGACTCGAACAAAACGACATCGAAGAGGCCAAACGTCTCAGCGGACTCATCTACAAGGCGGGCCAAGATGCGGAAGATCTGCTCAAAGATTTGGTCGCCTGGACGCGCAACTCGGGCCAAGAGCTCAAGTTTCGCCTCGAATCCATCGATATTTTGCAGCTACTCAACACTGAGGTCGACCGCTTACACGCAGTGGCGCATCAGAAAAAACAACGCATTAAAATCGATGCCTTCGACTCAGGCATCATCCGTGCCGACCCCTACATGCTACAAGCGATCTTTCGCAACCTATTGACCAATGCGATCAAGTTTTCCCACCAAGGCGGCGAGATTAAAGTCTGCATCTATCGCCAACCGGGGCTATGGGAGTTTCAGGTTAAAGACAAGGGCGTCGGCATGACAGAAGATACTCAGGCACTCTTGCTTAAGATCGACGGTCGCAAACAAAAGAGCGGTACCTCCGGCGAAATGGGCTCAGGCTTCGGCCTATTGCTCTGTGAAGATTTCATTCAGCGCCACGGTGGACACCTAACCTGGGAATCCGCGACCGGCGAAGGGACGACCTTTTCCTTTACGATCCCTGAGCTACTGGGTTAG
- the ruvC gene encoding crossover junction endodeoxyribonuclease RuvC codes for MASNSTRKLWAAHIARGGKAAGAKQAPTRVTLGRSFRGRVLGIDPSLRGSGFAVLDYSADGTARILEAATLKLHRSLSMPECLGAIGNQVDDFLNQHSVDHVAVEQTIYVQNFQTAQILGAARGAAIGTAAMRGLPVFEYAPLRIKQAVVGMGRASKEQVARTIQNITGTNFELRFDESDAAAVALCHAFTWREE; via the coding sequence ATGGCCAGTAACTCAACACGAAAACTATGGGCGGCGCACATCGCCCGCGGCGGAAAGGCCGCAGGCGCCAAGCAGGCGCCCACACGGGTCACACTGGGCCGGAGTTTTCGCGGGCGGGTGTTAGGCATCGACCCCAGCTTACGCGGCAGTGGCTTTGCGGTGCTCGACTACAGCGCCGATGGCACAGCCCGTATATTGGAAGCCGCCACCTTGAAACTACACCGCAGTCTCTCGATGCCGGAGTGCTTGGGCGCGATTGGCAATCAAGTGGACGATTTCTTAAATCAACACTCCGTCGACCATGTCGCCGTGGAGCAAACCATCTACGTGCAAAACTTTCAGACCGCGCAAATCCTAGGAGCAGCCCGGGGCGCGGCCATCGGCACCGCCGCCATGCGCGGGCTGCCCGTATTCGAATATGCACCGCTACGCATCAAACAGGCCGTGGTCGGCATGGGACGCGCCAGTAAGGAGCAAGTCGCCCGCACCATTCAAAACATAACCGGCACCAATTTCGAACTACGCTTCGACGAGTCCGATGCGGCCGCGGTTGCGCTCTGTCATGCCTTTACATGGCGAGAAGAATAA
- a CDS encoding sulfite exporter TauE/SafE family protein, protein MDTLELWQYGLIALGAFLVGLGKGGLPGVGNITVVLMALALPPKASVGILLPILISADIIAVIVYRRHAEWRYIWKLAPWMLTGIVIGYFVFSRVDDAQVRFLIGLILLSMTGVHFYRKWLRRHATEIDTLPHHPVFISSTGIIGGFATMVANAAGPVAALYFIASGLPKYAYIGTSAWFFLLANLVKVPLMVDLQIIDFASIRFSASFMLYSVMGAAIAPMIVKHINQKLFEYLIWFFVIVGGIKLIIP, encoded by the coding sequence ATGGACACACTCGAACTATGGCAATATGGACTGATCGCTCTGGGCGCCTTCTTAGTGGGCTTGGGCAAGGGCGGCCTGCCCGGCGTCGGCAATATCACGGTGGTGCTAATGGCGCTGGCACTGCCGCCCAAGGCATCGGTGGGCATCTTACTGCCAATTTTAATTTCGGCCGACATCATCGCGGTGATCGTCTACCGTCGTCATGCCGAATGGCGCTACATCTGGAAACTCGCCCCGTGGATGCTGACAGGCATTGTGATCGGCTACTTTGTGTTCAGCCGCGTCGACGATGCGCAGGTGCGCTTTTTAATCGGGCTGATCCTACTCAGCATGACCGGGGTGCACTTTTACCGCAAATGGTTACGCCGCCATGCGACCGAAATCGACACCCTACCTCACCATCCCGTATTTATCAGCAGCACTGGCATCATTGGCGGCTTTGCCACCATGGTCGCCAACGCCGCGGGTCCAGTGGCCGCGCTTTACTTCATCGCCTCCGGTCTGCCGAAATATGCTTACATTGGCACCTCGGCCTGGTTCTTCTTACTCGCGAACCTAGTGAAAGTGCCACTGATGGTGGACTTACAAATCATCGATTTCGCCTCGATTCGTTTCAGCGCCAGCTTTATGCTCTATTCAGTGATGGGTGCTGCAATCGCACCAATGATCGTGAAACACATCAATCAAAAGCTGTTTGAATACTTGATCTGGTTCTTTGTAATCGTGGGCGGTATCAAACTCATTATTCCCTAA
- the truA gene encoding tRNA pseudouridine(38-40) synthase TruA, protein MRWKCICAYDGTDFDGWQRQPGGEAVQNYLERALSQIFDQPIQLQGSGRTDAGVHARGQCFHFDADWAHAPEKLIRALHSILPTSLKIHSVKQVSEDFHARFSVTGKRYLYRYYLGRADPIDDRYVWACRDLPLDVEAMQAAADILVGTHDFSAYSASHGKDSDPNTVKTVTRLQIKQSGKHLRLDAEGSGFLYRMVRSFAGALHSVGRGQLSPADIAEILASKERTHRIVTAPAKGLFLDKVFYP, encoded by the coding sequence ATGCGATGGAAATGTATATGCGCCTATGATGGCACCGATTTTGATGGCTGGCAGCGCCAGCCGGGCGGCGAAGCTGTGCAAAATTATCTCGAGCGCGCGCTCTCGCAGATCTTTGACCAGCCGATTCAACTGCAGGGCAGCGGCCGCACCGATGCGGGCGTGCATGCGCGTGGGCAGTGCTTCCACTTTGATGCCGATTGGGCGCACGCTCCGGAAAAGCTGATACGTGCCTTGCACTCGATCTTGCCGACTTCCTTGAAGATTCATTCGGTCAAGCAGGTGAGCGAGGACTTTCATGCGCGCTTCTCTGTGACTGGTAAGCGCTACCTGTATCGCTACTATCTGGGCCGTGCGGACCCGATCGACGATCGCTACGTCTGGGCCTGCCGCGATCTGCCACTGGACGTCGAGGCGATGCAAGCGGCCGCCGACATTCTGGTCGGCACTCACGATTTTTCGGCCTACAGCGCCAGCCATGGTAAGGATAGCGATCCCAACACGGTCAAAACCGTCACTCGGCTGCAGATCAAGCAGAGCGGTAAGCACCTGCGCCTGGATGCCGAAGGCAGTGGCTTTCTTTATCGCATGGTGCGCAGCTTCGCAGGCGCACTGCACTCGGTCGGCCGGGGGCAACTGAGTCCTGCTGATATCGCAGAAATTCTTGCCTCTAAAGAACGCACCCACCGCATCGTGACCGCGCCCGCCAAGGGTCTATTTTTGGATAAGGTATTCTATCCTTAG
- a CDS encoding MerC domain-containing protein, giving the protein MENATVSTCRSHGWLDHLAIGMAAVCAFHCLLTPILVIALPIIATSFFVHEDFHLWMILLVLPTTGFAVFMGCRQHKDRWVAVFSAIGLSILVFSLVQERLHSAGQMEAANEAAHCSACAGDVLAEPAPLHSAAWINTLGGLTLASAHIRNFRLCRKRRCQHD; this is encoded by the coding sequence ATGGAAAATGCGACAGTAAGTACATGCCGTAGCCACGGCTGGCTCGATCACCTTGCGATAGGAATGGCAGCGGTTTGCGCCTTCCATTGCTTGTTGACGCCGATTCTCGTGATCGCGTTACCGATCATCGCGACGAGCTTTTTTGTGCATGAGGATTTCCATTTATGGATGATTCTGCTGGTGCTGCCGACGACAGGTTTTGCAGTTTTTATGGGTTGTCGTCAGCACAAGGACCGCTGGGTGGCGGTATTCAGCGCCATCGGTCTTTCGATTTTAGTTTTTTCCCTGGTGCAGGAGCGTTTGCACAGTGCGGGGCAGATGGAGGCGGCGAATGAAGCGGCGCATTGTTCAGCTTGCGCGGGCGATGTGCTAGCAGAGCCCGCTCCACTGCACAGCGCGGCATGGATCAATACGCTGGGCGGCTTGACTCTAGCGAGCGCGCATATTCGCAACTTCCGGCTGTGCCGCAAGCGTCGTTGCCAGCACGATTAG
- a CDS encoding Fur family transcriptional regulator, producing MSIEKPELLDIILERLKATGGRMTKKRECVLGALLSMDRPASAEEIRERGQLPASDLVTVYRNLETFEKLGVLQRVPLENGTHLFELTAPDEHYHHLICRECHKAERLDVCVGHEVVKRAQAHGYSQIAHMMEVYGVCDECAKP from the coding sequence ATGAGTATAGAAAAACCAGAGTTATTGGACATCATCCTGGAACGCCTCAAGGCGACTGGCGGCCGCATGACAAAAAAACGCGAATGCGTGCTCGGGGCACTCCTGAGTATGGATCGTCCGGCCAGCGCGGAAGAAATACGCGAACGCGGGCAGCTGCCCGCGTCTGATTTGGTGACTGTCTACCGCAACCTGGAAACCTTTGAAAAGCTCGGCGTGCTGCAACGCGTGCCCTTGGAAAACGGCACCCACCTCTTCGAACTGACAGCGCCCGACGAGCACTACCACCACCTGATTTGCCGCGAGTGCCACAAAGCCGAGCGGCTGGATGTCTGTGTCGGGCACGAAGTCGTGAAACGCGCCCAAGCGCACGGCTACTCACAGATCGCCCACATGATGGAAGTCTATGGCGTGTGCGACGAGTGCGCGAAGCCCTAG
- a CDS encoding TonB-dependent receptor, whose translation MSALACALTTLHADNNSVANTPIYELKEYIVSAGPVARAIEDYSSPFTSLDEAAIRKEGGSSLGELLDGQAGVTATSFGGGASRPIIRGFDGPRVRILEAGLGSLDVSETSPDHAVSVEPLLTDRVEILRGPSTLLYGSSAIGGVVNVMGKEIPRERVDSKGYEGAIETRYDSVSNGETHLGYGTIGGEHWTLSVTGLKRNADNYEIAGDAEAFHEEEHDHDDDEHEETSSDELGSSFVETDYYSVGSSWFFGEQNYIGASFSSYNSNYGVPGHEHEHEEDDHDHDDEDEHAEEGVAIDLERKRFDLELAIFEPIAWIEAARVRFGYTDYQHIELEGDETGTVFERDGLELRAEAAHYEWSIIDEGIVGIQISDTEFEATGEEGAAFGPATQTRNQAIFISEHIHHGDWHYEFGGRLETQQINAAGTTDYSDMAMSLAVGIIYDINERNSLALSLQRSQRHPTSTELYADGEHIVTSQYERGDANLGLETAYGVDLTYRYQGNKWEASASLFYTYFEDYIYAAEADATALGIVSELDVYAYDHVNANFYGFEAELNRILFRSEDSQLQVGLMSDFVRAENRDGNDNLPRIPPLRMGGKIQWAHGKWDAGLLLRHAFEQNDTAPLETETDAYTELKADLAYTFQLGSGIDLTLFAQANNLLDEEIRHHTSYIKDVAPLPRRNVTIGARMEF comes from the coding sequence ATGAGCGCTCTCGCGTGCGCTCTTACAACACTTCACGCGGACAATAATTCAGTCGCCAATACGCCCATTTACGAGCTCAAGGAGTATATCGTCTCCGCAGGACCCGTCGCTCGGGCAATCGAAGATTATAGCAGCCCTTTCACCTCGCTCGACGAAGCCGCCATTCGAAAAGAAGGTGGCAGCAGTCTCGGTGAGCTGCTCGATGGACAAGCTGGTGTGACCGCGACCAGCTTTGGTGGCGGTGCCAGCCGTCCGATCATTCGCGGCTTTGACGGCCCACGCGTGCGCATTCTGGAGGCTGGACTCGGCTCACTCGATGTGTCTGAAACCAGCCCCGACCACGCCGTATCCGTGGAGCCACTACTCACGGACCGCGTAGAAATACTACGTGGCCCCTCCACCCTGCTCTACGGCAGCTCCGCTATCGGCGGAGTCGTCAATGTTATGGGCAAAGAAATCCCACGCGAACGCGTCGATTCGAAAGGCTACGAAGGGGCCATCGAAACCCGCTACGATAGCGTATCCAACGGAGAGACCCACCTCGGCTACGGCACCATCGGCGGCGAACACTGGACACTCAGCGTGACAGGCCTCAAACGAAATGCCGACAACTATGAAATCGCCGGCGACGCCGAAGCCTTCCACGAAGAAGAGCACGATCATGACGATGATGAGCACGAAGAAACGAGCAGTGACGAACTAGGCAGTAGCTTCGTCGAAACTGACTACTACTCCGTAGGCAGTAGCTGGTTCTTTGGCGAGCAGAACTATATCGGCGCGTCTTTCTCATCTTACAACTCGAACTATGGCGTGCCAGGACATGAGCACGAACATGAGGAAGACGATCATGACCATGACGACGAGGACGAACACGCAGAAGAGGGCGTGGCCATCGATCTCGAACGCAAGCGCTTCGATCTGGAACTCGCAATCTTCGAGCCGATTGCCTGGATCGAGGCTGCTCGCGTCCGCTTCGGATACACCGACTACCAGCACATCGAGCTTGAAGGCGATGAAACAGGCACCGTATTCGAACGTGATGGCTTGGAGCTGCGAGCCGAAGCGGCGCACTACGAATGGTCAATCATCGACGAGGGCATCGTTGGTATTCAGATCTCTGATACCGAATTCGAAGCCACAGGCGAAGAGGGCGCCGCCTTCGGCCCTGCCACTCAAACTCGCAATCAAGCCATCTTCATCAGCGAACACATTCACCACGGCGATTGGCATTATGAGTTCGGCGGTCGACTAGAAACCCAGCAAATCAATGCGGCTGGCACCACCGACTACAGCGACATGGCCATGAGCCTAGCCGTAGGCATCATCTACGACATCAATGAGCGCAACTCGCTCGCACTCTCCTTACAACGCTCACAGCGCCATCCCACCTCCACCGAACTCTATGCTGACGGCGAACACATCGTCACTAGCCAATATGAGCGTGGGGATGCAAACTTAGGGCTGGAAACCGCCTACGGCGTAGATCTGACCTATCGCTATCAAGGAAACAAGTGGGAAGCGAGCGCATCGCTCTTCTACACCTACTTCGAGGATTACATCTACGCGGCTGAAGCCGACGCAACCGCGCTCGGTATTGTGAGCGAACTGGATGTCTACGCCTACGACCATGTAAATGCCAACTTCTATGGATTTGAAGCAGAGTTAAACCGCATCCTCTTTCGCTCAGAAGATAGCCAATTACAAGTCGGCCTGATGAGTGACTTCGTGCGGGCAGAAAATCGTGACGGCAACGATAACTTACCCCGCATCCCTCCCCTACGGATGGGCGGAAAGATCCAGTGGGCTCATGGCAAGTGGGATGCCGGCTTACTGCTACGTCATGCGTTCGAGCAAAACGACACCGCGCCGCTGGAAACCGAAACCGATGCTTACACCGAACTCAAAGCAGACCTCGCTTATACCTTCCAGCTCGGCAGCGGTATCGATCTGACACTCTTTGCCCAGGCCAACAATTTGCTGGATGAAGAAATCCGACATCACACCTCCTACATCAAGGACGTAGCCCCACTGCCCAGGCGTAATGTCACAATCGGCGCACGCATGGAGTTTTAA
- a CDS encoding DNA recombination protein RmuC, whose translation MEILLTLLCGVVLGAAIIYLALSSVLKRTQRSVNALEAECDAVRAAQGAAEQALARLEAQREAELRAAAEKLALLQDAQTRLQESFKVLSSEALAKNNESFLSLAKTALEKYQANALGDLDKRQAAIHQTVEPVSLALKAFNERVERIETRRTATDASLQQQLQQLAESQAKLSKTTGSLVQALRAPQVRGQWGEMQLRRTVEMAGMVNRVDFLEQASVDIADGQRQRPDMLINLPNGRQVVVDSKVPLAAYLDALEADDPAVQTARMQAHARHIREHIKGLSAKSYWTQFENTPEFVVLFIPNETIFSAALEQDPALIELGVDNKVILATPTTLIALLKAIAFGWQQEAIAREAKEIAALGKELYQRISVVTGHFTKLGKSLEQSVGHYNKTLNSIESRLVVTARKFEALDSAAPEPLPEPKGIEKIPILPQGD comes from the coding sequence ATGGAAATACTTCTCACGCTACTGTGTGGTGTCGTGCTGGGGGCGGCGATTATCTACCTCGCTCTCAGCTCAGTTCTCAAGCGTACTCAGCGCTCAGTGAATGCGCTAGAAGCGGAGTGCGATGCTGTGCGTGCGGCCCAGGGTGCAGCCGAGCAGGCCTTGGCCCGGTTGGAAGCGCAACGCGAGGCAGAACTCCGTGCTGCTGCGGAAAAATTAGCACTGCTTCAGGATGCGCAAACTCGTTTGCAGGAGAGTTTCAAGGTGCTTTCTTCGGAGGCACTGGCTAAAAACAATGAGTCTTTTCTGAGCCTGGCGAAGACTGCACTGGAGAAGTATCAAGCGAATGCACTGGGTGATTTAGATAAGCGGCAGGCGGCGATTCACCAAACTGTCGAGCCTGTCAGCCTAGCGCTCAAAGCCTTTAACGAACGGGTGGAGCGCATCGAGACACGTCGCACCGCGACTGATGCTAGCCTGCAACAGCAACTCCAGCAGCTAGCTGAGTCACAAGCGAAACTCAGCAAGACTACGGGGAGTCTAGTGCAGGCGCTGCGTGCCCCACAAGTGCGAGGCCAGTGGGGCGAAATGCAACTGCGTCGCACCGTCGAAATGGCGGGCATGGTCAATCGGGTGGATTTCTTAGAACAGGCCTCGGTCGATATCGCCGATGGCCAGCGTCAGCGCCCCGACATGTTGATCAATCTACCCAACGGCCGCCAAGTGGTGGTCGATTCCAAGGTGCCGCTGGCCGCCTACCTCGACGCCCTCGAAGCCGACGACCCCGCTGTGCAGACCGCTCGCATGCAGGCGCACGCACGCCACATCCGCGAGCACATCAAGGGGCTCTCCGCCAAGTCGTATTGGACTCAGTTTGAGAATACGCCCGAGTTTGTCGTGCTCTTCATACCCAACGAAACCATCTTCAGCGCCGCGTTGGAGCAAGACCCCGCACTGATTGAGCTGGGAGTGGACAACAAGGTCATCCTCGCCACGCCCACCACGCTCATTGCACTGCTCAAAGCGATCGCCTTCGGCTGGCAGCAAGAAGCCATCGCCCGCGAGGCCAAGGAGATCGCTGCCCTGGGCAAAGAGCTCTACCAGCGCATCAGCGTCGTCACCGGCCACTTTACTAAGCTCGGCAAAAGCCTCGAACAATCCGTCGGTCACTATAATAAAACGCTCAACTCCATCGAAAGTCGCCTAGTGGTAACAGCTCGGAAGTTTGAAGCCTTAGACAGTGCCGCCCCCGAGCCCCTCCCCGAGCCAAAAGGCATCGAAAAGATCCCAATCCTGCCACAAGGCGACTAG
- a CDS encoding Smr/MutS family protein encodes MNQEPNDDPIEFEINGVLDLHTFRPSELGDLIPDYIELALEKGYHRIRIIHGKGIGTLRETVHTLLRRDTRVKSFQLADQSEGSWGATVVQLRWKKEGIKER; translated from the coding sequence ATGAATCAAGAGCCCAACGACGACCCCATCGAGTTTGAAATCAACGGCGTGCTGGACCTCCACACCTTCCGACCCTCTGAGCTCGGCGACCTAATACCCGATTACATCGAGCTCGCTTTGGAAAAAGGCTATCACCGCATCCGCATCATCCACGGCAAAGGCATCGGCACCCTGCGCGAGACTGTGCACACACTTTTAAGGCGCGACACACGCGTTAAGAGTTTCCAGCTAGCCGACCAGAGCGAAGGCAGTTGGGGCGCCACCGTAGTGCAGCTCCGCTGGAAGAAGGAAGGAATTAAGGAACGTTGA